Within the Paenibacillus sp. AN1007 genome, the region TAAAGAAGACGAACTGCCTATAGATTTAGTTGTATAGATTATGAATTAACTATATTTATTCGCGTAATCACGATAACATTTAGCATTATACCCCTAAGAGTATCTCTACAATTTACAAGAATAGTTACAGACCCGTTTAAGGGATGTAACCTTTCCTGCCAGCATAACCAGCTGTAAAATCATACTCTATATTCAATGTTTAATATAGTGCTTTGGCTCGGCTGGACAAAATTACCTGAGGCCTGAAGGAATACAATATTGCCTGCACTCCGGCTCTCTTGAATAACCCGTTAAATCGAAAAAAGCTGCCGACTTGCTCAGCAGCCACTATCCATTATAAACCGATCCGGAACCGGATTGAAAGTTTTGCTCATAATTGCTTCTTCCAGCCTAGGACTCTGGAGGTGGAACGGATGAACCATTTCTTGTAAACGATTTTCAACATCAGGGCATGGAATCCAGCTTCCGCCTGTGAATCATAAAAAGAAATCCACCTGCTGCAGCAGCACCATATACGATTGGTGGAATGGTTACCCATAGCTTATAAAGTGCAGTCTGTGAATCATAATTAACCAGTACATTTATCGTATCATTTAGAGGAGGCAGCAGTACGATCAATGATTTGAATCCCTCTGGCAAAACATGTTCTATACCTTGAACTGAAAGTGTAATAACAATGAGAACGCTGAGCATTAAAAAAGACATAACACGAGAACGAATAAACTTGGAACTAAACCAGCAGGTCAAAGCGACTGCGAGCCACGATGAAACCATATGATAGATCAGGGACATGCCTAACTCTTCCATACTCGGGTTTCGATCAAACTTCTGAAACAGGGCTGGATAAAGAACGGCATAAATCGCCATAGGAATCGTAAAAAGCCAGCCATACAGCAATTTTGAAAGATAAAGTTTGACTAGACTGCCGCTGTGCAGTACAGTCACCGCTTCCTGATTTGTCGTTTCAATATCAATCAACGTATAACAAATCACAGCAGCAATAATAAATATAAATGTTGTGGAAAATGCATAACTAGCCATGACCGGGTTAGGAACGACACTATACACGAATAGGATACCCATAAAGAAAACAAAAACAGGCGGACCATAGCGATAAGAGCGCATGAAACAGGTATGTACATAGGATATGATTGAGATCATAAGCTCAGTTCCAGTTCCTTTCTTGTTAAGCTGACAATCTCTCCGCCTTTATTGATAAATTCGGGTAAAAATCCACGATAATCTTCATACATCAAGGTCAGGACCAGATGCCCGCTTTCACTGCTTTTATATGTAATGTCCGGGAAGAATTCAAGTAGGTGATCCATGATGTCCCGATCTATCATCCCTTCTAGTTCAAAATACACAGCCTTCTGTTCTGCAGAAATGCTTCTATTCTCCTCACTTAGTCTCCCTTGACGGATCCAATACGTGTTACTTTCCAATTGACCTGCTAATAAAGGATCATGAACAGCTGCCAAAATGGATGTCCCTTCATCTTTAATTTTCTTCAGAGAATGAACCAAATGCCCGGTGGATTCTTTATCCAAGCCCGAGAAAGGTTCGTCCAATACGAGAATATCCGGCGTCTTCATCATCGCCTGCATTAGATTTGTTTTTTGCAGCATTCCTTTTGAAAATTGACTCATCTTTACATGCTCATTTTGTTCCAGATTAAAAAAAACATGCAGCTCCCTGATGCGATCTTTCAGCTCTCTTTTAGGAATGTCAGATATTCTTCCCATGTGAGTTAAATACTCCGTCGAAGTCATTCTTAGTTTTGATAATCGGTCAGGTGTATATCCAATCACGATATCGGAATGCTTAAGCAGTCTCTGTCCGGACGTTAATGGAATTAGTCCACTTACCATTCGGAGCATCGTACTTTTTCCGGATCCATTGCCTCCTCTTACAATATTACATTCCCCTTGACGAATCGTGAGCGAAATATCTGTTAAAATCTCTCGACTACCATATTTCTTAGAAGCTTCTTTTAATGTTAGCAGCGCCTCCATGTTTCTATTTCACCACCTTGCAAAAATGAATACAAATATAGATTAACACAATAATACAAAATAAGTTATATAATGTATTTGATAGATTTAATCCTTCAGCCATTTCCTGCAAAGAAAAAGACGGGAGCATGAACACATGCTGCCGCGTCTTGGTAAATGGTCATACTTTATTGTATTGTCGATGCGTTGTTCGATGTTTTGTCCGATGTTTTGTTCGATGCTTAATTTGATGTTAAATCAAGCTCAGTTACACCTGCTGTACCCGCAGGTACCGCAAGTTTTGCAGCCCTCAATATTGATCAGGGACGCCGACCCGCATGATGGACATAAGTCAATCGATTTGTTAAAAGTATGCTGCTCCTCACCCACCGTGTCGTTTGAATATGAACTTGGTGTCTTTGTGCTGTGCAGTACTTCCTTCATTTCGTCCTTTTTCTCGTGCGGCGTTTCGACTGCATCTTCCGTGCGCTGCGCCTCATTCGTCTGCACATGGCTTTCCAGCGCTTTGGCCACGGCATCTGCAATGGATTCCACCCGATTCGCTCCGAAGCCAATCGCTCCTGAACCGCCGATGCCCTTTAGATGTTTGATCAACAGTTCCACCTTATGACCGTGATCTCCATATCTCAGGAATAGAGAACATACCCGGCCCAACGCCTCAGCCATAGCAAACACGTCCGAGCCTGCCTTGCCCACGTTAAGGAAAATCTCACCTGGTGTTCCGTCCAGATCATTAATCGTAATATAAGCCATACCAAATGGCGTATTGATCTTATACGTTGCTCCGCGCAGCACCTGCGGACGACGTTTGTACTGTTTGTCGACGACACCTGCAGCTTGCTCTGGCGAGACGGACGTCCTTGTACTCTGATCCATTGGCACCGAACGGGCTGCCGAGATAAGCTCAGCTGCCCGGTTTCTAAAGTCCTCTTTGTCCATCCCGATTTGGCTTGTTTTCTCATCTGTGTTCATGGAGTCTATTTTCTCGGCAGCCTCCGCGTTCTGGTCCACCGCCAAGGTTTCTTCTTTTTTGGACGTGGACAACACCTGCACATCCCTGCTGCCATCCCGGTAGATTGTTACCCCTTTACAGCCTAATTCAAAGGCCAGCTCATACAGCTTTGCGGTATCTTCTACCGTAAAATCAGCCGGACAATTCGCCGTTTTCGAGATCGAACTATCTACCCACTTCTGGATGGCGGCCTGAACGCGAATATGATTTTCAGCCGAGAGGTCCATCGCTGTGACATAATAATCTGGGAGAGGTTCACCGGGATGCTGCTCCAGCCAGTTCTGGGCAATCGGTACAAACTGCTCATCGTAACCGAGGCGGCTCTGACGGAAATATTTAAAGGCAAAATACGGCTCAATGCCGGTGGACG harbors:
- a CDS encoding ABC transporter ATP-binding protein; the encoded protein is MEALLTLKEASKKYGSREILTDISLTIRQGECNIVRGGNGSGKSTMLRMVSGLIPLTSGQRLLKHSDIVIGYTPDRLSKLRMTSTEYLTHMGRISDIPKRELKDRIRELHVFFNLEQNEHVKMSQFSKGMLQKTNLMQAMMKTPDILVLDEPFSGLDKESTGHLVHSLKKIKDEGTSILAAVHDPLLAGQLESNTYWIRQGRLSEENRSISAEQKAVYFELEGMIDRDIMDHLLEFFPDITYKSSESGHLVLTLMYEDYRGFLPEFINKGGEIVSLTRKELELSL